A section of the Lepidochelys kempii isolate rLepKem1 chromosome 4, rLepKem1.hap2, whole genome shotgun sequence genome encodes:
- the LOC140910965 gene encoding LOW QUALITY PROTEIN: alcohol dehydrogenase 1-like (The sequence of the model RefSeq protein was modified relative to this genomic sequence to represent the inferred CDS: inserted 4 bases in 3 codons) — MSFGGLSDSQNLMPHKTSRFXHFLWIVSTFSEYPVVPDSALARILVAAPQDKVCLXCGFSTGYGAAINTPKVKPGSTCAIFGLGGVGLSVVVGCKAAGPSQIIGIDINKDTFAKARDLGATECINPQDFKKPIQEVLVEMTGHGVDDSFEVTGCVATMAATLASCHMGSGRCMMIGTHSLXISFDPMLPFTGHPWEESLNVLTVLQDETRSLTITYSNCVCSTVHCVWGFLFVFPGGKTKDSMAKLVSSYMKKKFNQDVLITHTLPLDKINEGFELLHSAKSIGSVLLF, encoded by the exons ATGTCTTTTGGCGGCCTCTCTGATTCACAGAACCTCATGCCACACAAGACCAGCAGAT ACCATTTCCTGTGGATTGTCAGCACCTTCTCAGAATACCCAGTTGTGCCTGATTCTGCCCTAGCAAGAATTCTTGTTGCTGCTCCTCAGGataaagtctgtc tctgtggatTTTCCACTGGTTATGGGGCTGCCATTAATACTCCCAAA GTTAAACCTGGTTCAACTTGTGCCATCTTCGGTTTGGGAGGAGTTGGCCTCTCCGTTGTTGTTGGCTGTAAGGCAGCTGGTCCTTCCCAGATCATTGGGATCGACATCAACAAAGATACATTTGCCAAGGCTAGAGATTTAggagccactgaatgcatcaatCCTCAGGACTTCAAGAAACCTATTCAGGAGGTGCTGGTTGAGATGACTGGGCATGGTGTGGACGATTCTTTTGAAGTTACTGGATGCGTAGCTACTATG GCAGCTACCTTGGCATCCTGCCACATGGGCTCTGGAAGGTGTATGATGATTGGAACACATTCTTT GATATCCTTTGACCCTATGCTGCCATTCACTGGACATCCCTGGGAAGAGAGTCTTAATG TCCTCACTGTGCTTCAGGATGAGACAAGGAGTCTCACCATTACTTATTCAAACTGTGTTTGTTCAACTGTGCATTGTgtatggggttttttgtttgtttttccaggtGGGAAGACCAAGGATTCTATGGCAAAATTAGTGTCTAGTTATATGAAGAAAAAATTTAATCAAGATGTGCTAATAACCCACACATTACCATTGGACAAAATCAATGAAGGATTTGAATTGTTACATTCAGCAAAGAG TATTGGCAGTGTCCTTCTCTTTTAA